The Halorussus gelatinilyticus genome contains the following window.
AGCGATGCCGCTCCCGAAACGCTGGCGGACGCTTAACCGCCCGACGGTCGGCTCCGCACCCGAGCAGTACGGCGTCTACGAACTCGGCGAGGACGGCGAGGTGCTGGAGGTCGGGTGGGGCGTCCTCCGGGACGAACTCAAGGACGCGTTGGCGTACGGCTCGGGCGACGAGGTGCGCTGGGAGACCTGTCAGACGAAGGCCGAGGCGCGCGAACTGGCCGCCGAACACCGCGAGCGCGCCGGGCTGTAGGGCCGGACGGCGCGGCTCGAGCCTCCCGCGAGCGGCGTTCGACCCTCATTCTAACGGTTGCGCGTAGTCGACCTGTTTCGCTCGGAAACCCGTGTCGCGGTAGAACCGGCGCG
Protein-coding sequences here:
- a CDS encoding DUF7508 domain-containing protein — encoded protein: MPLPKRWRTLNRPTVGSAPEQYGVYELGEDGEVLEVGWGVLRDELKDALAYGSGDEVRWETCQTKAEARELAAEHRERAGL